A genomic window from Emys orbicularis isolate rEmyOrb1 chromosome 8, rEmyOrb1.hap1, whole genome shotgun sequence includes:
- the REEP2 gene encoding receptor expression-enhancing protein 2 isoform X2 gives MVSWIISRLVVLIFGTLYPAYSSYKAVKTKNVKEYVKWMMYWIVFAFFTTAETLTDIVLSWFPFYFELKIAFVIWLLSPYTKGSSVLYRKFVHPTLSNKEKEIDEYITQARDKSYETMMRVGKKGLNLAANAAVTAAAKGVLSEKLRSFSMQDLTLIRDEDTVHLRSPKPQLRTSTSGLETIEDSGEEASVSQRSNGAQSDSRTEPSDEDAGDKTPKRTQSLKAPKKPPLKSVKARPKKKAAGSIAAGESA, from the exons ATGGTTTCGTGGATCATCTCCCGGCTCGTGGT GCTAATATTTGGCACTTTATACCCTGCATATTCCTCTTACAAGGCCGTGAAGACGAAAAATGTAAAAGAATAT GTGAAGTGGATGATGTATTGGATTGTGTTTGCCTTCTTCACCACAGCAGAAACACTCACAGATATTGTTCTTTCCTG GTTTCCGTTCTATTTCGAGTTGAAAATCGCATTTGTGATCTGGCTGCTCTCTCCTTACACCAAGGGCTCCAGCGTCCTCTACAGGAAGTTTGTGCACCCAACGCTCTCCAATAAAGAGAAG GAGATTGATGAGTATATTACCCAGGCCCGTGACAAGAGCTATGAAACCATGATGCGAGTCGGCAAGAAAGGTTTAAACTTGGCTGCCAATGCAGCAGTTACTGCAGCTGCAAAG ggagttttgtctgagaagCTGAGGAGTTTCAGCATGCAGGATTTGACTCTGATCCGGGATGAAGATACTGTGCATCTACGGAGCCCCAAGCCACAGCTGCGCACCTCCACTAGTGGCCTTGAAACCATTGAGGATTCAG GAGAAGAGGCCAGTGTGTCTCAAAGGTCAAATGGGGCCCAGTCTGATTCTAGAACAGAACCTTCAGATGAGGATGCAGGAGACAAAACACCGAAACGCACCCAGAGCCTCAAAGCTCCTAAGAAA
- the REEP2 gene encoding receptor expression-enhancing protein 2 isoform X1 — protein MVSWIISRLVVLIFGTLYPAYSSYKAVKTKNVKEYVKWMMYWIVFAFFTTAETLTDIVLSWFPFYFELKIAFVIWLLSPYTKGSSVLYRKFVHPTLSNKEKEIDEYITQARDKSYETMMRVGKKGLNLAANAAVTAAAKGQGVLSEKLRSFSMQDLTLIRDEDTVHLRSPKPQLRTSTSGLETIEDSGEEASVSQRSNGAQSDSRTEPSDEDAGDKTPKRTQSLKAPKKPPLKSVKARPKKKAAGSIAAGESA, from the exons ATGGTTTCGTGGATCATCTCCCGGCTCGTGGT GCTAATATTTGGCACTTTATACCCTGCATATTCCTCTTACAAGGCCGTGAAGACGAAAAATGTAAAAGAATAT GTGAAGTGGATGATGTATTGGATTGTGTTTGCCTTCTTCACCACAGCAGAAACACTCACAGATATTGTTCTTTCCTG GTTTCCGTTCTATTTCGAGTTGAAAATCGCATTTGTGATCTGGCTGCTCTCTCCTTACACCAAGGGCTCCAGCGTCCTCTACAGGAAGTTTGTGCACCCAACGCTCTCCAATAAAGAGAAG GAGATTGATGAGTATATTACCCAGGCCCGTGACAAGAGCTATGAAACCATGATGCGAGTCGGCAAGAAAGGTTTAAACTTGGCTGCCAATGCAGCAGTTACTGCAGCTGCAAAG GGTCagggagttttgtctgagaagCTGAGGAGTTTCAGCATGCAGGATTTGACTCTGATCCGGGATGAAGATACTGTGCATCTACGGAGCCCCAAGCCACAGCTGCGCACCTCCACTAGTGGCCTTGAAACCATTGAGGATTCAG GAGAAGAGGCCAGTGTGTCTCAAAGGTCAAATGGGGCCCAGTCTGATTCTAGAACAGAACCTTCAGATGAGGATGCAGGAGACAAAACACCGAAACGCACCCAGAGCCTCAAAGCTCCTAAGAAA